One Paraburkholderia sp. HP33-1 genomic region harbors:
- a CDS encoding acyl-CoA dehydrogenase family protein produces the protein MTLIYKAPLRDMRFVMDEWLDAAAWWRDVPDWQDLDSQMAQQVLDEAARFVEERIAPLNASADLEGCHFDAGKVTTPAGFRESYAQYVEAGWPTLSLDTEHGGQGLPQLLDVALQEMLAGANHAWLMSPGLTHGATACLQAYGSDRVKRELLPKVASGEWLSTMCLTEPQAGSDVGLIRSRATEAPGTDGYFVDGSKIFISGGAHDLTENIVHLVLARLPDAPPGTKGLSLFVVPEWLEGGDAGRSRNGVYCEGIEKKMGLKGSPTCTMRFERAFGWLVGEPHRGLACLFVMMNAARLQVAMQGLGHAQSAWQGAHAYAQERVQMRAVSVPPGATVAPGQASPIAVHPAMRRILMELRAIAEGERAIGYWTAHWLDIAARHADAAEREQAAQIASLLTPIAKAFFTANGFDAASNALQVFGGYGYIHEYGIEQTLRDSRVSMLYEGTNEIQAIDLLVRKVLPDGTRALDVLLRHVRAEAELCRESDPLVRSAGVKLEELAQKIELTTQAIKTRQTQDPETAYRVADDYLAMLGWMLLAFAWARTLRIATPQRDTDAFYVEKQETGRFFFDYPLAAFDYRRSLVEAGCEAMLPYV, from the coding sequence ATGACGTTGATTTATAAGGCACCGCTGCGCGATATGCGCTTCGTGATGGACGAATGGCTCGATGCCGCTGCGTGGTGGCGCGACGTGCCCGACTGGCAAGACCTCGACTCGCAGATGGCGCAGCAGGTGCTGGACGAGGCGGCGCGTTTCGTCGAGGAGCGCATCGCGCCGCTCAACGCGAGCGCGGATCTCGAGGGATGCCATTTCGACGCGGGCAAGGTGACGACGCCCGCGGGTTTTCGCGAGTCGTACGCGCAGTACGTCGAAGCGGGTTGGCCGACGTTGTCGCTCGATACCGAGCACGGCGGACAGGGCCTGCCGCAGCTTCTCGACGTTGCGCTTCAGGAAATGCTGGCGGGAGCCAACCATGCATGGTTGATGTCGCCCGGGCTGACGCACGGCGCGACTGCCTGCTTGCAAGCGTATGGCAGCGACCGCGTGAAAAGAGAGTTGCTGCCGAAAGTCGCGAGCGGTGAGTGGCTATCGACGATGTGTCTGACCGAGCCTCAGGCCGGCAGCGATGTCGGCCTGATCCGTTCGCGTGCGACAGAAGCACCCGGCACCGATGGATATTTCGTCGACGGCAGCAAGATCTTTATCAGCGGCGGCGCGCACGATCTGACGGAGAACATCGTTCATCTGGTGCTCGCCCGGTTGCCCGATGCGCCGCCCGGCACGAAAGGGCTTTCGCTTTTCGTCGTGCCGGAATGGCTCGAAGGCGGCGACGCCGGGCGCTCGCGCAATGGGGTCTATTGCGAAGGCATCGAGAAGAAAATGGGCCTGAAGGGGAGCCCGACCTGCACGATGCGTTTCGAACGCGCATTCGGTTGGCTCGTTGGTGAACCGCATCGCGGCCTTGCCTGCCTGTTCGTCATGATGAATGCGGCGCGCCTGCAGGTCGCGATGCAAGGCCTGGGGCATGCGCAGAGCGCGTGGCAAGGCGCGCATGCTTATGCGCAGGAACGCGTGCAGATGCGTGCGGTCAGCGTGCCGCCCGGTGCGACAGTCGCGCCGGGGCAGGCTTCGCCGATCGCGGTCCATCCGGCCATGCGGCGGATTCTGATGGAGTTGCGGGCGATCGCCGAGGGCGAGCGCGCGATCGGTTACTGGACCGCGCATTGGCTCGACATCGCCGCACGTCATGCCGACGCCGCCGAGCGGGAACAGGCCGCGCAGATCGCATCGCTGCTCACACCGATTGCGAAAGCGTTTTTTACGGCCAACGGCTTCGACGCTGCATCGAACGCGCTGCAGGTGTTCGGCGGCTATGGGTACATCCACGAGTACGGCATTGAGCAGACGTTGCGCGATAGCCGTGTGTCGATGTTGTACGAAGGCACCAACGAAATCCAGGCGATCGATCTGCTGGTTCGGAAGGTGCTGCCGGACGGTACGCGGGCCCTGGACGTACTGCTTCGCCACGTGCGCGCGGAAGCGGAGTTGTGCCGGGAGTCCGATCCGCTGGTTCGTTCCGCCGGCGTGAAGCTCGAAGAACTCGCGCAGAAGATCGAGCTGACGACACAGGCGATCAAGACACGCCAGACGCAAGACCCGGAGACGGCCTACCGGGTCGCGGACGACTATCTCGCGATGCTTGGCTGGATGCTGCTGGCGTTCGCGTGGGCGCGCACGCTGCGAATCGCGACGCCACAACGCGATACCGATGCGTTCTATGTGGAGAAGCAGGAGACTGGACGCTTCTTCTTCGACTATCCGTTGGCGGCTTTTGACTATCGCCGAAGCCTCGTTGAAGCCGGTTGCGAGGCAATGCTGCCGTATGTCTGA
- a CDS encoding feruloyl-CoA synthase, protein MESEHSHASALAAGYRSVAIGAPSSRIEKRGDCWYLETLEPLGPFPERFTDRLLSGARAHPDRLLVARRDASGAWQGITYAQMLERARAIGQALLDRDLSADRPLVILSGNSVEHMQLALGAMWAGIAYAPVSPAYSLMSGDYGKLRHVLELLKPGLVFADDIGPYTTALDAALGSDVERVSAAPAPDAPRVTRFDALLDTTPRDVDAANARVNGDTIAKFLFTSGSTNLPKAVPTTHRMLCANQQMLLETFPQFGIEPPVLVDWLPWNHTFGGSHNVGIVLYNGGTLYIDDGKPVAGKFDETLRNLRDVAPTIYFNVPKGWEELTSALEKDAALRERFFSRVKMYFFAGAGLSQAAWERLERVTLEHCGERIRIMAGLGMTETAPSCLFTTGPVSGAGYIGLPPPGCQAKVAPVDGKFEARFRGPHVMDGYWRASPTLQSSVFDDEGYYRTGDAVRFVDPGRPELGLMFDGRIAEDFKLASGTFVSVGPMRARIISEGAPYVQDAVITGMNRDEVGVMIFPRLDACRSLAGLPADASTEDVLNAAAVRDFFSELVARLNRSATGSASFIARMHLLSAPPSLDLGEITDKGSINQRAVLQHRAALVEALHAAGAADATVIQARKSS, encoded by the coding sequence TTGGAATCGGAGCACAGCCACGCAAGCGCCCTGGCGGCCGGATACCGGAGCGTTGCCATCGGAGCGCCTTCATCGCGTATCGAGAAACGCGGCGACTGCTGGTACCTCGAGACACTTGAGCCTCTGGGCCCGTTTCCCGAGCGCTTTACCGACCGCTTGCTGAGCGGCGCACGCGCACATCCCGACCGGCTGCTCGTCGCGCGACGCGATGCGAGCGGCGCGTGGCAAGGCATCACCTATGCACAGATGCTCGAGCGCGCGCGTGCGATCGGCCAGGCGCTGCTCGATCGCGACCTCAGCGCGGACCGCCCGTTGGTGATCCTGTCGGGTAACAGCGTCGAACACATGCAGCTCGCGCTCGGCGCGATGTGGGCGGGTATCGCTTACGCACCGGTGTCGCCGGCCTATTCGTTGATGTCGGGCGACTACGGCAAGCTGCGCCATGTCCTCGAACTGCTCAAACCCGGTCTGGTCTTCGCGGACGATATCGGCCCATACACCACCGCGCTCGATGCCGCGCTCGGCAGTGACGTCGAACGCGTCAGCGCAGCGCCCGCACCGGACGCGCCCAGGGTCACGCGCTTCGATGCGCTGCTCGACACCACGCCGCGCGACGTCGATGCGGCCAACGCGCGCGTGAATGGCGACACGATTGCGAAATTCCTCTTCACGTCCGGTTCGACGAATCTGCCGAAAGCCGTGCCGACGACGCATCGCATGCTGTGCGCAAACCAGCAGATGCTGCTCGAAACCTTTCCGCAGTTCGGCATCGAGCCGCCGGTCCTCGTCGACTGGTTGCCGTGGAATCACACGTTCGGCGGCAGCCACAACGTCGGCATCGTGCTGTACAACGGCGGCACGCTCTATATCGACGACGGCAAGCCCGTGGCCGGCAAATTCGACGAGACGCTGCGCAATCTGCGCGACGTCGCGCCGACCATCTACTTCAACGTGCCGAAGGGTTGGGAAGAACTGACCAGCGCGCTGGAAAAAGATGCGGCGCTGCGCGAGCGGTTTTTCTCGCGCGTGAAGATGTATTTCTTCGCGGGAGCCGGTCTTTCGCAGGCAGCGTGGGAGCGTCTCGAACGCGTCACGCTCGAGCATTGCGGGGAACGCATCCGCATCATGGCAGGGCTCGGTATGACCGAGACCGCACCGTCCTGTCTGTTCACGACAGGACCGGTATCGGGCGCCGGCTATATCGGCTTGCCGCCGCCGGGATGCCAGGCCAAGGTCGCGCCCGTCGATGGCAAATTCGAAGCGCGCTTTCGCGGCCCTCACGTGATGGATGGCTACTGGCGCGCGTCGCCGACGCTTCAAAGCAGCGTGTTCGACGACGAAGGCTACTACCGCACCGGCGACGCCGTGCGTTTCGTTGATCCAGGACGTCCCGAACTGGGCCTGATGTTCGATGGCCGCATCGCGGAAGACTTCAAGCTCGCCTCGGGGACGTTCGTGAGCGTCGGGCCGATGCGCGCGCGCATCATCAGCGAAGGGGCGCCCTACGTTCAGGATGCCGTCATCACGGGGATGAATCGTGACGAAGTGGGTGTGATGATTTTCCCGCGGCTCGACGCGTGCCGGTCATTGGCGGGCTTGCCCGCGGACGCCAGCACCGAGGACGTGCTCAACGCGGCCGCTGTGCGCGATTTTTTCAGTGAACTCGTGGCGCGGCTCAATCGGAGCGCAACGGGGAGTGCCTCGTTCATTGCCCGCATGCACCTGCTGAGCGCTCCACCGTCGCTCGATCTCGGTGAGATTACCGACAAAGGGTCTATCAATCAGCGCGCTGTGCTCCAGCACCGGGCCGCACTCGTGGAAGCGCTGCACGCGGCCGGCGCGGCCGACGCGACGGTCATCCAAGCGCGCAAAAGCAGCTAG
- a CDS encoding aldehyde dehydrogenase, which produces MHETNLLIGGAKRAASNGKTFERINPATGAVATRAAAATVEDADAAVAAAASAFPAWAALTPTERRKRLLTAADRMDARTAEFIAIGAAETGAMANWYGFNVMLAANMLREAAAMTTQIDGAVIPSDVPGSLAMAVRQPCGVVLGMAPWNAPVILATRALAMPLACGNTVVLKASEGCPGVHALIGEVLNEAGLGEGVVNVLTHAPEDAPAIVERLVANPAVKRVNFTGSTRVGRIVAELSARHLKPALLELGGKAPVLVLDDADLDAAVEGIAFGAFFNQGQICMSTERVIVDRKIADAFVEKLVAKARTLKAGDPTQPGSILGTLESEASARRIRALVEDAREKGAKLPLGCEVNGAIMQPVIVENVTREMKLYADESFGPVVTVQRVDGDEEALTVANDSEYGLAAAVFSRDVGRAMNVAKRIESGICHINGPTVHDEAQMPFGGVKSSGYGRFGSKASIPEFTELRWITVQTSPRHYPI; this is translated from the coding sequence TGTTGATCGGCGGCGCGAAACGTGCCGCGTCGAATGGCAAGACCTTTGAGCGCATCAATCCGGCGACGGGCGCGGTTGCCACCCGTGCCGCGGCGGCCACTGTCGAAGACGCCGATGCAGCCGTCGCTGCCGCGGCGAGCGCGTTCCCGGCATGGGCGGCGCTCACGCCGACAGAACGCCGCAAACGCCTGCTCACCGCCGCCGACCGAATGGACGCGCGCACCGCCGAGTTCATCGCGATCGGTGCGGCCGAAACGGGCGCGATGGCGAACTGGTACGGCTTCAACGTGATGCTCGCGGCCAATATGCTGCGCGAAGCCGCGGCGATGACGACGCAGATCGACGGCGCGGTGATTCCATCGGACGTGCCGGGCAGCCTCGCGATGGCCGTGCGCCAGCCGTGCGGTGTCGTGCTTGGCATGGCGCCGTGGAACGCGCCCGTGATTCTCGCCACGCGTGCGCTGGCGATGCCGCTCGCGTGCGGCAACACGGTCGTGCTCAAGGCATCGGAAGGTTGTCCCGGCGTGCACGCGCTGATCGGCGAAGTGCTGAACGAGGCAGGTCTTGGCGAGGGCGTCGTGAACGTGCTCACGCATGCGCCGGAAGACGCGCCCGCGATCGTCGAGCGCCTCGTCGCCAATCCTGCCGTGAAGCGCGTGAATTTCACGGGTTCGACGCGGGTCGGCCGCATCGTCGCCGAGCTGTCGGCGCGCCATCTGAAACCCGCGCTGCTCGAACTGGGCGGCAAGGCACCGGTGCTCGTGCTCGACGACGCGGACCTCGACGCTGCCGTCGAAGGTATCGCGTTCGGCGCGTTCTTCAATCAAGGGCAGATCTGCATGTCGACGGAGCGCGTGATCGTCGATCGCAAGATCGCCGATGCGTTCGTCGAAAAGCTCGTCGCGAAAGCGCGCACGCTGAAGGCAGGCGATCCGACGCAGCCGGGCTCGATTCTCGGCACGCTGGAAAGCGAGGCGTCGGCGCGGCGCATCCGAGCGCTCGTCGAAGACGCCCGCGAAAAAGGTGCGAAGCTGCCGCTCGGTTGCGAGGTGAACGGCGCGATCATGCAGCCGGTGATCGTCGAAAACGTCACGCGCGAGATGAAGCTTTACGCCGACGAATCGTTCGGCCCCGTGGTGACGGTGCAGCGCGTGGACGGTGACGAAGAGGCGCTGACGGTCGCGAACGATAGCGAGTACGGCCTGGCGGCCGCCGTGTTCAGCCGCGATGTCGGGCGCGCGATGAACGTCGCGAAGCGCATCGAGTCGGGCATCTGTCACATCAACGGTCCGACCGTGCACGACGAAGCGCAGATGCCGTTCGGCGGCGTGAAATCGAGCGGATATGGACGCTTCGGCAGCAAGGCGTCGATTCCCGAGTTCACCGAGTTGCGCTGGATCACGGTGCAGACGAGCCCGCGTCACTACCCGATCTAG